The Deinococcus detaillensis sequence AGGGTGTTCCTGCTGACCGAGTGCAGATCATGACCGGCAGCCAGCAGGGTCTGGATTTGCTCGGCAAAGTGCTGATCTCCGAGGGCGACGTGGTGCTGGTCGAGAGCCCGACCTATCTGGGGGCCTTGCAGAGCTTTCAGCCGTATCTGCCGCGCTACGTGGAAATGCCCACCGACGAGCACGGCATCGATATAGACGCGCTTGAGGCCCTGCTCAAAACCACCAAGGCCAAGCTGCTTTACGCCGTGCCGAATTTCCAGAATCCGACGGGCCGCAGCCTCAGCTTGGAGCGCCGCGAACGCCTCGTCGAACTGACCAATCAGCACGGCGTCATCGTGATTGAAGATGATCCTTACGGCAAACTGCGCTTTACCGGCGTAGAGCTGCCGAGTTTGTACCACATTGCGCTGCGCAACGCTGGCGGCGATCACGATAAAGTCAATGTCATTTATTCGTCTAGCTTTTCCAAGACGTTGGTGCCGGGTCTGCGCGACGCTTGGGTGCAGGCGGCCATGCCGATCATTCAAAAGCTGATTCAAGCCAAACAGGGCGCTGATCTTCATACGCCGACCCTCAATCAAATGATCGTGGCCGAGTTGGTTGAAGACACCTTGCCCAAGCAAATTGAAATCGTCAAAAAAGCGTATGGCGAACGGGCCAAGTATATGCTTTCGCAAATTGACCAGCATTTTCCGGAGGGCGCACACTACACCGTGCCGGAAGGCGGAATGTTTTTGTGGATAACATTGCCTGAAAGCGTAAACACGGTCACTTTACTGAGTGAGGCCGTCAAACGCAAAGTCGCCTACGTGCCGGGCAGTCCCTTCTTTGCCCTCGGCGGCGGCGAAAACACCTTGCGCCTGAGCTATTCCAGCGCCAACCCTGAGCAGATCGAGCGCGGCATGAAAGCGTTGGGCGAGACTTTCGCAGAAGCGCTATCGAAGGAGAAGGAAGTGACGCGCAGTCGGCGGTGAGGGGTTAAAAAGCTCTCTGGCCAAAACCCGCAACAACCCAAGAGCTCGGCCCACTTTGAACAGAGAAGTGGGCCGAG is a genomic window containing:
- a CDS encoding aminotransferase-like domain-containing protein, which translates into the protein MTASAIREILKITQEPSVISFAGGLPAPELFPMEAIKRAFDTVMEKYGPASMQYSTTEGHLPLREWIAGQQGVPADRVQIMTGSQQGLDLLGKVLISEGDVVLVESPTYLGALQSFQPYLPRYVEMPTDEHGIDIDALEALLKTTKAKLLYAVPNFQNPTGRSLSLERRERLVELTNQHGVIVIEDDPYGKLRFTGVELPSLYHIALRNAGGDHDKVNVIYSSSFSKTLVPGLRDAWVQAAMPIIQKLIQAKQGADLHTPTLNQMIVAELVEDTLPKQIEIVKKAYGERAKYMLSQIDQHFPEGAHYTVPEGGMFLWITLPESVNTVTLLSEAVKRKVAYVPGSPFFALGGGENTLRLSYSSANPEQIERGMKALGETFAEALSKEKEVTRSRR